The following are encoded together in the Echeneis naucrates chromosome 9, fEcheNa1.1, whole genome shotgun sequence genome:
- the asb6 gene encoding ankyrin repeat and SOCS box protein 6, which produces MPFLHGFRRIIYEYQPLVDAVMCVVGVDEGDAVRQADRTRSPDDESGLCSSLIELLERESQSEVFVEGISYALFKVAERGQVSAAEILLRYGAYLNFEDPVSYYNPLHIAVLRNRPNMVRLLVAHGADIEKRDRIHESSPLDLASEESERLSCLLTLLDLGAEVNARDKHGKTPLLHALASSDGLTVHNTENIQLLLQRGADVNAATVDGETVESSLVFLVKEALEANAEDAAAIGDFCLKTTQLLLAHGVDPSCCLGEDGEPSLTQTSLEHFDHLFPLAVLLMQSGASLVCSYHGGSCWSGYSILFQRLQTALEQCSDQSHASELFEQAELLLDLARVNLPNLHLPLRLQLPVPGQDPHPYAQALVDLHSRVLDHEASPSALRCLCRAFIRNHLQPWPLEDRVKALPLPDRLKNFLLPEHTYTPRPGWGCFKPQQSQH; this is translated from the exons ATGCCTTTCCTCCATGGGTTCAGAAGGATCATTTACGAGTACCAGCCGCTGGTGGACGCTGTGATGTGCGTAGTCGGTGTGGACGAAGGAGACGCTGTCCGTCAGGCGGACAG AACCAGAAGCCCAGACGATGAATCTGGTCTGTGCAGTTCTCTAATTGAGCTTCTGGAGCGAGAGTCCCAGTCAGAGGTGTTCGTTGAAGGCATCAGCTATGCTCTGTTTAAAGTGGCAGAGAGGGGACAGGTCTCTGCAGCTGAAATCCTTCTACGATATGGAGCTTATTTAAACTTTGAAG ACCCAGTATCATACTACAATCCACTCCATATAGCAGTGTTGCGGAACAGGCCGAATATGGTTCGGCTGCTGGTCGCGCATGGAGCAGACATTGAAAAGAGGGACAGG ATCCATGAGAGCAGTCCCTTGGATCTTGCCAGTGAGGAGTCAGAGAGACTGTCCTGCCTGCTGACCCTGCTGGACCTAGGTGCTGAAGTTAATGCAAGGGATAAACATG GGAAAACACCTTTGCTCCATGCCTTGGCAAGCAGTGACGGACTCACGGTGCACAATACAGAAAACatccagcttctcctccagagAG GAGCTGATGTGAATGCTGCTACAGTAGACGGTGAAACAGTTGAGTCCTCGCTGGTGTTTCTGGTTAAGGAAGCCCTGGAGGCAAATGCAGAGGACGCTGCTGCAATTGGTGACTTCTGCCTGAAAACCACACAGCTACTGCTGGCTCACGGTGTAGACCCCAGCTGCTGTCTGGGCGAGGATGGGGAGCCCTCACTGACGCAGACGAGCCTGGAGCACTTTGACCACCTCTTTCCTCTGGCTGTGCTCTTAATGCAGAGTGGAGCCTCCTTGGTTTGCTCCTATCACGGTGGCTCCTGTTGGTCTGGTTATAGCATTCTTTTCCAGCGGCTCCAAACAGCCCTGGAGCAGTGCTCCGATCAGAGTCATGCCTCCGAGCTCTTCGAGCAAGCTGAGCTGTTGCTTGACTTAGCGAGGGTGAACCTCCCTAACCTGCATCTGCCTCTGAGGCTACAGCTCCCTGTACCTGGTCAGGACCCTCACCCATATGCTCAGGCTCTAGTTGACCTGCACAGCCGGGTACTAGACCACGAAGCAAGCCCTTCTGCTTTGCGATGCCTTTGTAGAGCATTTATAAGGAACCACCTACAGCCCTGGCCACTGGAAGACAGAGTCAAGGCCTTGCCATTACCGGACAGACTGAAAAACTTTCTTCTCCCTGAGCACACGTATACCCCCAGACCTGGTTGGGGCTGCTTCAAGCCCCAGCAGAGCCAACACTGA